The DNA region GCGCATTGCCACAAATGCGGTCGATTTCGGACGGCTTGTAAAAAGGCTGGCTCGTAAAAGGGCCGCGATTTGTCCGGTAGGTCCTCACTTCTTCGATCCCCCCTTCGGAGCCGACTTGCCGTCTTTGACGAAGCGGAGAATTTCCTCAGGAGTCGGTTTCTTTTCAAGGAGGGTCCTAAACGCAAAGGCGTAGCTTGGGTCCCGCTCCGTCATGCGCTTAAGTTCATCGAGCGGAGCGCGCGGGTCGTGCTGCCTCAATTCGGCAGCGTCCAGCTTCAGTAGCTTCGCCATCTGCTCCAGCATCGGGTCGGACGGAAAGCGCCGCCCGTGCTCGACATCGGAGATGAACGGGGGCGAACAGTCGAGTTTTTTTGCGAATTCGCGAAGGGAGAGATCGAACTCTTCCCGACGCTCACGGATCTTTTGGCCAAGTGTTTTCACGGCTGTAAGCATACTCAGCGAACGCTCCAGCCGTCAAGGAATGTCGGGAATGCCCGGCCGCAAGCGACCTCCTCACGCAAGGCCGGCAGGACAACTTGCAGCTGTTTTCTTTTTCGTTTGTTTTTGGGGCCTACGGCCTCCCTGCCGTCAAGGCTAAGCCCCGCGGGCGGAAAAACGACGGCCGTGTCGTCGCTGCGCGCCAGCCCCCACTCGTTGGCGCGGGCCTCGTCCGGTTGCATCGCAACCGCTTTTGAGACTAGGAGAAAAGCGAATGAAAGTAGATGTTTAAGCGCATCGCCAGCCGCATCGTGGCTGAACTCGAGCAGGGTGTCAGGCCTTGGCCCAAGCCGTGGAATGCAGAGCACGCACAGGACGAATCACGCGGCCCCTGCGGTTTAACGGCCCCGCCGTGGCACATCGCCGCTATGCGCAATCGTGACCTTATCTCAGGCACCTTCTTGGCACTGACCGCGGTCGGCCTCGTTCTTCTCTGTTCGAGCTTGCTCGCCTTCGCCTTTACCTAAAGCGGGTACGCTGTGCTGTCTTTAGACCGATGTGGAAGGCATCTGCAGCTGCGCGCGTCAAGCCGCAATTGCGGATGCCTCACGCAGATAGCGCTTGCCGCAGTTGTTGCGTCCCTGGTCCGCCACCCTTGAGCCAACCTCCGGCCAAACTGGGTGCCACGGGGAAGGCAGCGCTTTGCTAGGCCGATGCGCAGGATAGGCCTGCGAAGTCACCCCTTGTAGCCCCCTTGAGGCTCGGGCTTGGCGGACGGAACGGAAAAAGCTCCGTTCATGAACGGCGTATTGTGTCCCGAGTACAGGCCAGGTGTAAGGAACATCCGGGCTTGCAGCTCCTGTGTCCCGAGACCGAATACGACGGGCCGACCCCCGCGGCCTTCGAACTATGTCGGCGGCAAGGTAACTTGCGCACCGGGACGATGCATCCGCGGACGAGCGGAGCGTTGTCCCTTTAGAAGAATTGCACCTACCGCAACCCGGCCCTCGTGCCGGGTTTTTTCATGTCCGGATGTAGGGGCCCGCTACAAGCCAGCGAGTCCCCCGAAGCCCTCAAATTCAGATCGAGGCCCCGGTCGCATGACCGGCGCGTCTTCGAACGTGCGCGTTTGCGTCTCTCCCTTCTCACCGATGAAAGGACTAAAACGCGTGAACGGTTACATCTGGATTGATGCCTACAATCGCATTCGGGACGGTAAATTCAGGAGGTGTGCGGGCATTGGTGACGCTTGCCGCGCTCCGCGGATCAACGGCAGCGAAAGCAGCCTGACCGATGGGCCGGCACGAACGAGAGGCCGCCGCTACCGGGTTGAGATCGGTGCGGCGGCTCTTTTACGTTCGGGCGTGATACGCAACCCGCGCCGACACTCTCGCGGCAACAGATGAACAAGCCGTTAGCCCGTAGGATCACGGAACGCTCTTCCATACATGCCGCGCGTTGGCTAGCATCCACAACCATGGCGACAGAGTTGGAACGGATAGCAGCACAGCCGGCGATCCTGCCGCGCCTTCGTCGCGTGCAGGCTTGGCGCCGGGCTCGGCTCCAGCGCCTACTAGCTGATCCTGAAATCGATCACAGCAAGCGCATCAAGGCCGCGCAGCACTACACCGCGGTCGCCATGCGCGCGGACGCCATTCTGCGAGGCCTGATCGAGCGCTAGCGTTTTCGGGTTGTGTCAGCTACCGATGTCACTGCTGCTGAGGGCGCCCGGTGACGCTATGAAGAAGTATCCTCGTGCCGAATAGCGAAAGCTTTTGAGCCGCTAATCTTGGAAGCGCCTACGCGTCTTCGTACTCGTTGGCACGTTGGCCGAAGCGCGGGATCTCCATGCCCGCCGTCCTGCACAGGCCGACCAAGGCTCTCATGTCACCTCTGACCGCTCGTGTCGCGTGTTCAATTTCCTTCAAGAAGCACTCGCTCTCATAGTCGAAGTCGGTGATATATCTCTGTGCTGCGCGAACAAGTTCTTGAACGCTGTATCCAGCCCAGCCTTCGAAGAAGGTGCGCGCGTACCCGATCCGGCGCACGGCCTCACGTTCGCTCTCGGTGAAGGTGTAACTCGCTTCTCGTTGCAACAGCTTGCGAAGCCAGCGGCGCTGGTCTTCATATCCGCGCCAACCATCCGCCTCAGCAAGTATTGTCTCAATTTCCTCGCGAAGCTGTGTAGCCTCACGCAGTGCTTTCGTTGTGTGCTTCATCTGCGCCTCTTGTGACAGGGGACGCGACGCAACTCGAACTATGGGAATGCCAGTGAATTTATGTGATTCTCAGAGAGCGGCGAAGCTCGCGCTCGTCGAAAACGTGTGCACCGAGAAGCAACTGGGGATGCAAGCGGTGTTTCGACTAATCGGCGAAGTTTTCCACAAAACTACGGTCTGGCATTTCCTGAAACAATTTCGGTTTTTCTATTTTTCGGAGTTCTGGGCTTTTGTCTCGGCGAGGGCGCAGACGCTAGGGCGCCAGACTTTTCGCCGAACCCCCTCGATCCGGGCCCTAACCCGTAAGTCATTTCCAACGACTAATTCAGTACGAAACGTACGGCAGTTCTTTTTGCGAGCCGACCTGGCAGAGCTGCGCAGGTTCAACAGGCGCAGTCCCCGTTGTAATCTCGTTACAGACTGCTCTCAACTAAGAGATGCTTTGACTGATAATACACTTTAAAAAAAGAGTGAGTCTTTGCGGACGCATTTCCGAAAACACTTTGGCACCGATGATTATTGTTGAGGTGGATTGAGGACAATTCAAAATGGTCGATCCCAAAACCGCTGCCCTCTTGCGGGTGGTTCTCGATGAGGTGTGCGAAACGGTGTCGCACTACGAAACCGCTGCCCGAACGCGCGTAGCTTCCAAGCTACTTGAGGCGGCGGCCAACGGAGAGACCTCGATCGATGTTCTGAGGGCAGTTGGTCGAGCGGCCTTGAGCGGTGCGCCTCGACAGGGCAGGAGCCCCGGTACGTAGGGAATGGGTAGAACCTTGGCACTTATCAAATCGCGCACGATCGCTGCGGACGAGGCGGCAACCTGAGACATCAGCGCTCACCGATTTACCAACGCGCGCGTCAAATTGCCGGCGGAGTCGCTCGACGCGAGTGGCGTGAACGACGGCGCCGCTCGGAATGAGTACGGGCGAACGGTGGGGGAATGCGCAAGGGCGCTCGGATCACTCTTGCCGAGTTTGCAGATCGCCGTCGTATTTTCTCGCCCGCTACGGGGGCGCCAAGATGCGGCTTCGTTGAGGAGCGATGTTGCGGCGCAATGCGGCTTCTAACGCGAAGAGAAAGCCGGCTCGATTCCAAGAGGAATTTCGCATCTTCACGTCTTTGTGATGCATTGCGGTGTAATATTACCTAGAACGGCGGGAAACGATGTGCAGATACCACCTGCACGGGTTGAAATTTTCCGCGGAGGAGTACTTAACACGAGTTGAGCGTTATCGCCCGACGCGGTTGGCAGGCTTAGGTCTGCAGCCAATTCAAAGCCCGCGCGTTGCGCGGGCTTTGTATTTTGGTACGCCG from Bradyrhizobium sp. B124 includes:
- a CDS encoding ArdC-like ssDNA-binding domain-containing protein, with the translated sequence MFKRIASRIVAELEQGVRPWPKPWNAEHAQDESRGPCGLTAPPWHIAAMRNRDLISGTFLALTAVGLVLLCSSLLAFAFT
- a CDS encoding helix-turn-helix transcriptional regulator; translated protein: MLTAVKTLGQKIRERREEFDLSLREFAKKLDCSPPFISDVEHGRRFPSDPMLEQMAKLLKLDAAELRQHDPRAPLDELKRMTERDPSYAFAFRTLLEKKPTPEEILRFVKDGKSAPKGGSKK